The Ranitomeya variabilis isolate aRanVar5 chromosome 7, aRanVar5.hap1, whole genome shotgun sequence DNA window GGTGAATATAGGCTTCATTATTTTATCGGAGCAAAATATTTAAATCAAGAAGGGGTTGCCCTAGCACCTAGAGGTCTTAGTGAAGGAATATGGGACCGGCCAGGATGGGACACATTCATAAAAGGAATAGCAGCTGAGACTGCGACCTTTATATAAGAGGAACGTAAGATTGTGTTTGGGAAGTCACAACGACACACATTGACCCACGTGACTCTTATAATCATGGGATGGATGTGCTCAGGGACACTTGCTGTACGGTTGTAAAGTCCCTCACAAGCTACGTACCGCAAGTTATACCCATCAACATTATACATCTTTTTTGTGCAGGAGAACTATTACCAAAGCGTTATACCTACTACCAGTTGTATATTTGTTTTACAAGTTCATCCAGTagaataaagtttattttaatACTCCTACCTCTCCCAATCATCCTTAAGTCTTTGGGTCATGGCTTCCTACCAAAATCGTCAGCGTGCGGTCTGCAGGTGCATGTATGTGAATCACCAACACACACCCATCCAAGTATCCTTTTCTACGATGTTTAGGGATAACAAACCAACCCTTGGTCAGAGGCCTCCCTACCGTACAGGATCCTGCTACCAGGAGAGGTGACAACACTTCCCGTTTTCATCGATAAGAGATACAGAAGAATCTGATGTCAGTTGGGTCCCAGCAATTGTCCCCTCGAAGATGTATCACAGGTGCTCACATAAATCTATAAATGTTTCTAGTGGAAGCATTAGGCAGAAGGAAATAAGTAGAGAAATCCATGGCAATAAGTTATATTCTTATTTAATTACTTTTTAACATTGACAATAGAGAAACATAGAAGACAGACACTAAAACTTCTAGCTTCCTACAAAGTCCTGTGTTCTTTGCTTGTATGAAGACATCAGCCTCCACCTCCCGGCTCCTCTGTTTAGCAGAGCTCAACTCCGCTCCATAGCACTGGGCTCAGATTATCTCCAGGAACTATAGAGAGAGACCAAAGTATCCAACCTggcgagtgtggaccccacaagatGGGCACGGTGGGGTCCAGAGCTCCGATCTACAGGAGGCTGCACTAAACTAATGCTGCAGCCTCTTAAGTTTCAAAATCATTGGGGAGACTCAGCAGTCATAAGATTATGACATGTCTTGGCTAAATATCTCTACTTTATAAGATAGTAGGAACCCTTTAATAATTAACAATTATATCAGCGTCAAGACAATTCACCCATTAATATCTCCATTTGGGTCAATCATTAATTCTTCATCTGATCTCTGAGGAAAAAAATGCAATAGAAAATTCCCCACCCCAGGAAACTACCATACACATTATTAGAGGGTCCTGCTGATaactcactatatacagatgtgtccATGTGACAAGGAATAATGGAATTATAATGTGACGAGGACGACATCGGCCTCAGCTTCTTATTGTAACAGAGGCGCCATCATACACATAGAAAACAATATGTAAGGGCTCAGTGAAGGAGGcggtgaaggtgtgtaagtgtctgatggggtcacacagctcatagaAGGACAGACGCCCGGCCTCATAGTCTAAGAAGACCCCAAGTGTTGGGCATGTTTGTTTTACACTGAGGGCTAATCTGAATGAATGGTAAAAAACTTTATACATATCACCATACATACCCAAACACCAAGATTTATCAAGATATATAATACAAGACTGTCGTCCTTCCCTTTCTATACTGGGATAGGACATTCCAATTCCGCAACCTCCAACTTTATTCCACTCTACCTCCCAATAATGTCGTCCTGAGGAGAGGCCATGTCTACTTAACACTTGGGGAAAATACAGAAATCTCCCTGGTGATTCTGGTCTCTTCTGTTCTTTATCTGAATCTGTTGCTGTTTTCAGATCTTCCGATATCTTCACACATCTATTAGCAGTGTCCACATCCAGCAATATGTCTGGGACATGGACCCCGAGCTCTGATATTACATTGGGGACAATATTCCTCATAGATCGGTGTAAGGTCAGTGTGATCAGAACCTCATCCAGATCCTCCTCAGAACTGACCTCTCTGCCATTTCCCCCTGTGTCTTCATCTCCATGACCAAATATTTTAATATCACTTTCTTGTAAGAGTCTTATTGGGTCGATGACACGAGACATCTCCTCCACATGACAAATTTTTCTGGACAGTTCGTACTCTTTTATTTCCAGCTTTTTGATCAGATGAGATATCTGGGATACAATCTTCTCCTCCTGCCTGGAGACCTCACTTAGCACTTTCTTTTCTGCCATTGCCAGTCGCTCCTCTATGTTTATAAATTTCTTACTGACATTTGTTCTCTTATCGGAGGCTTTCTCGTGGATCTTCTTCTTATAAGCCTGCAGATTCTGGACTTTTGTCTGAATATCTGCTTTTTGAGGGTTTAGTTCATCCAGATATTCCCTcagtttctttttcttcttctcagAAGCCTCATCTAGAAGTTCCACCTGATGTCCTCGATGTTCGCCAACCAGACAACAAGACGCACACAGACAAGCCGTGTCCTGTGGGCAGTAATACTCCAGAACCTTCTTGTGGAGGGAACATTTTTTGCTGACAAAGGAATCGGTGGGTTCTATTAATATATGATCCACTgtcttgttgtgggctgtcaggtgttTACAACATAGAGCGTTCTCACACTGCAGGCAAGATTTCACAGCCGGTACAGGAGACTTTGTACAATACGTACAGAAGAttctggtctcctccatatcaggctgagaaGATGAGAAACGCTCCACTATGTTCCTCAGCTTCCGGTTCTTCTCCAGGGCCGGACGCTCCGGATATTCTGCTCTGCAGTCAGGACAGGAATACCCTCCAGCCGCCTCCTGTGCATCCAGCACACTCACAATACACgagcggcagaagttgtgtccacatctcagggatACGGGATCTGTATAGAGGCTCAGGCAGATGGAGCAGTTCAGCTCGTCCCTCAGCTCCGCAGACGCCATTGTAGTGGGAAAGAGCAGGAACCAAAAGCTAAATAGTTTCCTTATATATGATGGGTGGACATTTTCTGAGAATAAACTATGAACCCTGCAGCTCAGAAACTGGGTTTACTGCTGTTTTGTACTGTGGAAAATATTTAACAAAATATGGTGTAGGATTACAAATTTAGTTGGTTGAACCTGATTTAACCTTACAGAGAATTCATCAACAGAAAAACAAAGGAAAGAAAACCGAAATGCTACTACATAAGAAATGAGACTGTCCCATCTGCTGAAACAAAGCTGAATTCTATCTATTCCTATCAGACTCAACCAAAAGTAATGATCCCTACAGGTAATCGCTGTATTTGGTTGACGATGGACTCATTCATGAAGAACAGAATTATTTTTGGAAACTAATAACTGTTTATGATTTTTGTTTTGAACTCTTTAATTATTACTGATGTTCCACAGCCACTGAAACTCCACGGCTGTGAGGCAGAATTTTTATGTAAATACTGCAGCCTTTTACAACCGTCAGATTCCTCTCTCATATTTCAAGGGGTCCCATATACGCCTTGTATATAATATCTTTTCTATCTCTTCTAATTGTAACTATATTCTAAATACATTTTTAAGTATTTTTTCTTTGATTCAAATCCCCAGTGAAGACCAGATTTGTGCTTGATTTATCAAATGTGGTTAATGCGGACATATCCAGCAGTCTTTATTCCCTTGGCAATGCAACTCAAATTAGAGGATCTACAGGTTGGACAAAAGCATCTGCATGCGATCATCATTACCAGTCTCTCCTTTCCTACTCTCTTGCTTTTGGGAGTTTGGCTACAAGAGATATTGCTAATCTCTCTCACATGATAGGGTGAATTCACATTGCGTTTAGGCACGTGTTCGGTGGCTTCGTCTGGGCTTACGTCCATACCCCCTTGCAAAATAGGATTTGGATGTATGCGCTAGGCCATAGATTGGAATGGTGCTATCAGAATGAACATTCGCTCTGCCGTGAATCATTTTCAGGCGTATTCACCTCCTGGATTCGGACACTCAGACACAGTCTACAACAGGCGTATACATTCAAAAATGATTCTGAGCTGTCATTCACAATACTCACACCTGTGGCTCAGATTGGGTGgtagagctgtcactcacaatcctGACAGCTCAGCCAGCCCTCGATCTCATACGGCGGCAAAGCTGTCATTCACAGCATCCATAGGACACCATGAGTGGTGGAATTGTAACAGTGATGTCGCTAGTAACTGTAACATCTGTCTGAGGCCACAGGCTCAGAAAGGCTACCTCGGCAGACTTGACACAAGCCACTACGTCTGGCAGATTCCAGAAAAACCCAGACAACCTTTAACCCCTATATAGAGATCTGGACTTACAAATGGGTCCAGTGGATTGCTACCTACAGAAGGGCTGCTTTCAGAGGTGTGAAGGAATGATCGCCAAGCAAGGTCAAAGCCAAGAAGTTGCATAAAGGACAAAATAAGGATTCGTATGAATAGACAGAAAACATAACCCGAGGACAAAAGAAGGAGCAATGAAACAACGGGGAACTAACAGacaggactgaaccagagaagcacaaaactatatctggcagcttccggCAGTAAGCTGGAAGCTAAAGTAGGGTGTAGTGCTCTCCAATTGGTTGGAGCAGAGAGTTGATGATAACTTCATCTGGACAGCACACAGACTGGACAACAATGCAGGTCCTAGCCACTGTAAATTTAGTGGCTGGACAGAGACTATGCTGTCTAGAACTTCTGGTTCCAATGTGTCTTCTATCACCGGCACCGCCTGCAGAATGAATACGCCTGGCGACAGAACTAGATGTAGCAGGGACAGGTCCTGGTGGAGATGACAGAGTAGAATTGTTTGCCATAGGGGCTTTTTATATGGGGCGGTTATaattcctgtttttttttaaagaagtcaaAGTAATATCTAAATGGTTGATCCTAATACTATTAAGATTGTAAGTAAATTTCAAATGTATATCATTTTTATTGATTCAAATTTGTATTGACTCATTTCCCTCCCGTATCAGGAGGGGGTCATCTACATAGCGAACATACCACCTCATATGAGGGGGGGAAATATTATCTTAAAGAAATAAGAAATAGTTCTTCACTTTTTGCCATAAAAATATTAGCCATGGTAAGGGAAAATTGTAATCCCCATTGAAGCACTATGTCTCTGTAAAAAAAGCTTTGTGAGTTCTGCTTCTATTAATTCCTGAAATTGGTCTAAAACAGCTGGTGTagactgtattattattattatttatttatatagcaccattaattccatggtgctgtacatgagaaagggttacatatagggttataaatatcgtttacagttaacaaatttacaatgacagactggtacagaggggagaggaccctgtccttgcggacttacattctatgggatagtggggaagagacagaaggtcagcggtgcagcagctctggcggtggtgaggcggcagctcggatggtggtgaggcggctgctctggcgatggcgaggtgacagaatggttattgcaggctgtaggctttcttgaaaagatgggttttcaggttccgtctgaaggatccgagggtggtggatagtcggacgtgttgaggcacggaattccagaggatggggaatattcaggagaaatcttggaggcggttgtgtgaggaacaaataagtgtggaggagagtaggaggtcttgggaggatcggagattacgtgagggaagatattgggagattagttcagagatatagggagcggacaggttgtggatgactttgtagatcagtgttagtagtttgaactggattcgttggggaattgggagccagtcgagggatttgcaaaggggagaagcaggggagtagcgaggagagaggtggattagccgggcagcagagttgaggacagactggagtggtgcaagagagttagcggggaggccacagaggagggtgttgcagtagtcgaggcgggagatgataagggcatgcacaacagTCTTACTagtttgtggggtgaggaagggacggattctggcaatatttttgagttggaggcgacaggatgtggcaagagtttgaatgtgtggtttgaaggacaaggcagagttgagagttaccccgaggcagctgatttcaggtgcgggagagaacgtgatgccgtttaccataatagatagatcaggtaggggggatacgtgagatgggggaaagatgatgagttcggttttgtctacattgagttttaggaagcgagaggtgaagaaggaggatatggctgacagacacttcgggattctggacagcagagaggcgacatctgggccagagaggtagatctgagtgtcgtccgcatacaggtggtactggaagccatgggactttatgagttgctctaggccaagggtatagatggaaaaaagtagcggccctaggacagagccttgagggactccaacagagagagggcgggatgaggaggtagtgtgggactgggaaacactaaatgtgcggtcggaaaggtatgaggcaatccaggatggggcaaggtctttgatgccaagggaagaaagaatctgtagcagtaggcagtgatcgactgtgtcgaaagcagaggataggtcaagaaggaggaggatggagaactgtttgttagctttggctgtgagtaatttttgtcagggcagtttcggtggtggtgggggcggaagccagattggaggttgtcaaggagagagttagatgagaggtgggaggaaatttgagcatggacatgctgctcaaggagttttgaagcaaacgggagcagtgatatggggcggtagctgggcatagcagttgggtcaaggttagtttttttgagaatgggtgtgatggtggcatgtttgaaggcagaggggaaggtaccagaagatagcgataggttgaagagattggttagggctggaatgagcatgttagtgaggttggggagcaagtgggaggggatggggtgaagtgcacaggtggtgaggtgtgatttggagaagaggcgagtaagctctccttcagtgatgttggagaggggggttattagggaagggcagaggtctggtatatggagtggttggggacatggaacagttagggtttgccttgtttggttgatcttgtttttgaagtaggtggcaaagtcctcggaggagatgaggggagttggaggtggcagtggtgggtggaggagggagttaaatgtgctgaacagttgttttgggttgtaggatagtgaagatacaaggttagtgaaataggtctgtttaggtcTGTATCTCGGGGATCTTCTGCCCACCATGTTTCCTTCAAGCTCTTCTGGTGCTCCTTTTGATTTAGTATTTTCAATATTACGTGTTTTATACGTATTTATGCAGATGGATCACCCCcagttagggcaatggggtactcggtaccgggtccttctcgaagggggatgtcacggtggctgacccggtccgtggcccgagAGGTGTCCAGCAAAAGGTGTTTgtttggggaaaggtctttaaagggatagtgtttgtgacgccacctgtggtattctgtcagggtgaccgacgctgctttaaggagtccgctggggagatgttatggcagTGGAGATGGTATAATTTCGCACAGGTTATGTGTGTCCCCAGGGTTTCCGGTGTGTAGATAGGTGATGATGAGAGAGAtgtagagaataacgaggacacaggtttgcagtctttttaccttttactgaagacttcagcacttcacagtccagggtacagatcacagggcaggcagagtccagtcggtctgaaggcaaatccagagtccccttatccaggtaggaaatcggtagccttcccttgcgctgcagtgttgtaggtcCTTAGTGCATTagctcagtaaggtcctcacagatataatatctctctctctctgttccccgtggtcggatagaacaaaacccgtatgactggtggcttgagaccttggttagggactctatcatgccccggcctctgagcgttgacaccatgcctcctgggtatatgggcgGACAGGTAAATTGCAATTAGctgccctgccagtctctggagcaaagcatagagGTCCgtgctccctcggtattctggctaccggtattgcgcctcagaaggaggcagccttggcACGGCTACTCTCCTCTCTGATATCCACTTCTTTGCTATGCCTTccctcacgctcgctgcaatacagttctctttctgtGTATCTCTTTCTCTGGGatgctgccgcacttagggcaggcacagctccatgtCTTTCTCCTCAGCTTCCCTGacaggaacccactccagccaggagTTGCTTCCCTGAAGGGCTCCCTCaggaactaactttccctccaactaccagtttacaTATCTaatgtggggagtggcctagtaaatagaacctttgctccccctggttactggagtgtgaaatgtgttgcatatttgtgatacctggattcagctgtctttcattgccttcagacgtaatatcactctccccaagaggaaagcgacattactgtgacgaccaggaccctggggcgccgcacatggTGTTCACATGTCTACTGGAGTTGGATGAATTGTCAGTGGGGGTATCGAATGATCATCTGCGGTTGCACCAAGTGAAGTATCAGAGTGTGTGTGGTTGGGGCAATACTCGCGCACTGTGGCTGTCACGGACAGGTAGTTTACGTGTCCCAACGCTATGTTTAGGCAAGTGGTTCCAAATGTTCCTGGAATGTCTGTGACCACTACAGCTACAAACTTGGACTGTGTGATCCCCCCTAGTTACACTTCGGAACAGCTGTCTGCTCTTTACCATTATAACTTTAGTATGGATACGTTTAGGCTTATTTAATCTTCAAGGAAGATTGGTACTCCATGGTAAGTGGAGGGGTTTCCTTCCTGGTTCCTTGGTAGCGAACATACAAAACTAAGAGTCAATGGAATTTACGTTTCTGGCATTTGTTGTTGGCAAAAGTCCTAAATTTAGTGTGGGACTGCAGTTGCCAAAAGCAATTTTTACACTCGGTTTGAGAGGTGTCCGTAGACTGTATCCTGTACTACACAAGGAAGAAGCGGACAGTGATACTAAAGATGAAAGGTGCAATGCTGTATCAGCACCAGAGAGCCAACAAATGAGGCATTATACTTGAGGGGGCTCATTGTAGACAGGTCCTAGCTGAAGTTCATGAATTTCGACGTTATCGATTCCCCATTCTGGAGTGACCACCACAAACATGACTTGATACAGTCAATTGGCTGTACAACAACTGActggaaaagaaaaaaagagaggaaGATACTGAATCAGGTGCATTTCAGGaaagtttatttttaatatttaaattcccagaggaccaTTGCAAGGCATATTAGTCTCCTTGTGCTGGTTTAGCATTCTCCACCAGGAGAACCGTTCCCCTTAGACCCTCTGTCAGAGGTTTTTCACGTAGATAAATCAGACCTCATGCTTTGAACTGATGAGGGGTAAACATCCCAAAGCAAaacttcaggcctctgctaaaaaagctgaagatgaatttcacctttcagcaggaATGACCCTGAGCGACCTCCAAATCATCAAAAGCATGGCATAATTAGAAGATGACATACGTGAAATGGTCATCTGAAGTGACAATCTGAGGTGACTTGAAGAGGGCTCTGTATATAGGAGAAAATCTGTAAAAGGACCTGGAAAAGCCAGAGTTCCATACAGACAGTAAGTAGTCCTAGGTTATATTCACAACTAAACTAGGTGGTTCTATGTTTATGTTAACAACAAGTTGCGTCAAAAAAGAAGATCCatccatccaaagcagtggcactaCCTATTGTAATGGTATGTCAGGGACAATTCATGTCCTTCATCCCTTCCTAATAAAAGAGGTACACTTTCGCTAAAGTGTGAATTGTGCTGaagaatttttacatattttgataACGGTTTTATCATTATCTTTATGTGGATGACTTACGTTAATTACTTATATGTGTATTGTAACAGGATTAGGGGAAAGTTTAGAGATAAGTGCAGGGCATAGGTATAGCATAGGGTTCATAGTTTAGAGTAGGATTGGGTATAGGGCACAATAGTGTTCTGGAAGTTAAATATGTTCAGCATAGAAACGGTTAAGATTTTATGGATTTTCACAGTTGGGAGGGATAGGAGTAGATATATGAGGGACTCTTCCTGATTTAGAGCAGTTTGTTAGTGAGTTGGTTGTAGATAAGGAATATTGCATCAGATAAGAATTTATGGGAAAAATAGTTCAGGGCCATAGGGCTGAAAGTCACACGGATACGAAGGAAAACATGGAAAGAGAAAAAGGGAGCAGCATGAGAACAGCCACAACCAGGTTCAGTAGTATATCCCGGAACATTGAGACCAGCGGTCTGAAAAAGGTATGGAGGAGCCAGCCTTATTTTCGTCCCCTAACGGGAAATTGTATGGGGATTCGCAGACAAGAACTGGGTCAGAACGTTGGGAAGCTTGGAGGACCAGACAGTACATTTCAGAGGCAAGGATTGCATGAAAGGAAGGGACAGCACAGGTGGAAGGAACTATGACCATTGAAACCTACAGTGCGGTATCTGTGACTGAACTGAACTTGTTGAGCAAAGTTAATATGTTAAAAATGGACACAGAGTCTGTCATTCAATGTGTGGCGGCATCTGGATCTGGGACAGTGGAACCCGCAGAGACTATTTCACCCACACCACACGACAGACAGGAAACTATCTTCTTGTAGGGAGCCAGGGATGGGAGAACAGTTGCCCCTCACCCCCAAATACTACCCTGCAcccctcacactatatacagaccagaatcctgcagattgCATTACTAGAGCAGTTGATGATAGTCTACTACAAAACACAATATGGCTCTCAGGACCGAAACAGTTATATAGTGAAGAACAATTCTTGGAAACCTTTGAACTAGTAGAAGATTCCTCAGATCCTGAAATCCGCCCTCCGGTGCCTACACTTCATACAACGACCTCTGATATCCAACTGGGATTCCACAGATTTGACAAATTCTCAAGTTTGAAGTCACTTACCCGAGCTATCACCTGCTTGTCCCACATAGCTCGTTAGAGACGCCAGAACTCGTGAGATGGACAGATGTAAAGGCAGGCATCAAATACCTATGCTACCTCAGACTTGGATTCGTCTAGAAACTACATTGTCCTctctgttcaaagagaaacctacttcaGAGAAATCCAATGCATTATAAACAAAACCTCAATAAACAGTGTGTTAAGAAAACTTACCTCATTTATTGACAACAGTGTCCTGCAGAGAGTAGGAGGCCGACATAAAGAAGCCAAAATGGAGTTTATGGAGAAATTCCCTTTCATAATTGCCAAAAAGTGTCATGtcgcttatttaacccctttctgacattgggcataatagtacgccgatgttagactccctccctttgatgtgggctccggcgctgagcccacatcttttccgtcacatgtcagctgttttgaacattttgccattaagaaaaaaatgtaatttctcTTAAAATATTACTGGCACGACAGATGATTCAATCAGGACGGATATCCGCCATGTTAACGTTATAACTAAGCCGCATTCTTATCCTTTTCATCATACAGGTAACGGGTAATTTAATTGAGATATTTCCTCCATTATTGTTGAAGGATATTAGAAATCTAGAGACAATTTGCGGCATGACCCGGGATATCCTCACCAAACAACAACATAGAGCCCTTTACTCTGTACAGGAACACTGGGAATATAATTATAAGGGCCGTAACAAAGGTGGAGGAGACGTTATCTGGGATCTCGCTGCAAACATCTCTAAATCCTAATGAATATCGGGGGATAAGACATTATCAAACTCTTTCCTCCGACCCCTCTGACGGACATTTTATCGAATATCGGAATGTGATTTTAGAAGTAGAGAGCAACGAGGGAGAGAAATCTgtataaatctcatccactttacTGGAACTATAATAATACAGCAGAAATACAGCATCAAAAGCTCAACAAAAACCCATCAGGGGCACagaaagctgataggtggaggtgaGAGTCCTGTACGTAGAGTTTGTACCTATTAGACATTTATGGTGTATAATTTCCAAATGCataaatttaacaaaaaataatacCACTTTAATTTTTAGTGTGGCCCCGGATTGATTCAGTATGATAATGTGGTGCTTTCACCAAAGAAGGTTGTGCTTAGAAGTAAAGGGACATTACTGACATATACAAGCTGGGTAATGGCTACAGGAGCCTCATTGGCCACTAAATCCGCACATATAAGACCAGTTTGGTCGGTGGTATAAAGTCTACATCAAGTCTCCACACATTCATCTCCCAACACCAGAAGAACAGCCGGTGATGAGAGCAGGAAGCTCCTCCACATTGTCCTGATCGTTACTCCACAACCATTTATCTATGGATTTTATTAGTGAATGAACCTCACATGTGCAAATAATATACCGAAATGACATAAAACTGAGCGTCGCTCCGAGGAGGGCGAGGACCCGAAGCCCAGCGGCATCGATTCCCAACTCATCCAGAAGTCCCAGAAGTGAAATTCTGCTGAATATATAACATATCAGGTTGTGCCGCTGTGGGATTAATAAGCAGATGTGGGGTCTTCATTATGGGGCTGTGGTCGTCTCTTCTCTACATTTGTAGGTCCAGTGGGTCGGGGACTTTGAGCTGCGGCCGCCATGTTACCTGTATTCGGCCGTGAGGTTGTGC harbors:
- the LOC143785303 gene encoding E3 ubiquitin/ISG15 ligase TRIM25-like, whose translation is MASAELRDELNCSICLSLYTDPVSLRCGHNFCRSCIVSVLDAQEAAGGYSCPDCRAEYPERPALEKNRKLRNIVERFSSSQPDMEETRIFCTYCTKSPVPAVKSCLQCENALCCKHLTAHNKTVDHILIEPTDSFVSKKCSLHKKVLEYYCPQDTACLCASCCLVGEHRGHQVELLDEASEKKKKKLREYLDELNPQKADIQTKVQNLQAYKKKIHEKASDKRTNVSKKFINIEERLAMAEKKVLSEVSRQEEKIVSQISHLIKKLEIKEYELSRKICHVEEMSRVIDPIRLLQESDIKIFGHGDEDTGGNGREVSSEEDLDEVLITLTLHRSMRNIVPNVISELGVHVPDILLDVDTANRCVKISEDLKTATDSDKEQKRPESPGRFLYFPQVLSRHGLSSGRHYWEVEWNKVGGCGIGMSYPSIEREGRQSCIIYLDKSWCLGMYGDMYKVFYHSFRLALSVKQTCPTLGVFLDYEAGRLSFYELCDPIRHLHTFTASFTEPLHIVFYVYDGASVTIRS